The nucleotide window CACCAGACCCACACCGACTCGCTCAGCACCGGCGAGCGGGCCGCCGACGGCATGCGCAACTTCATGGGCAGCTGGCGTTTTGTCGGCGGATTCGTGCTCGTCATGGTGCTCTGGGCGATCGCCAACTCGGTCACAACCGGGTGGGACCCGTACCCCTTCATCCTGCTCAACCTGTTCCTCAGCATGCTGGCCGGGTTGCAGGGCGCGATCCTGCTCATCGCCGCGAAACGCCAGGATGCGATCGCCGCCGCCCTCGCCCAGCACGACTTCGACACCGACACGTCGTCGAAGGCCGACCTCGAGGCGCTGCTGGAGATCAACCGGCACCAGGTGGTGATGATCGAGGAACTGCGGGAGATCATGGCCCGGCTCACCCCGGGGGTGCCGGACGCACCCGACGCCCTGCAGCCGGCTCCGCACCGGTAGCGCGCGCCGGGTTCCATCCTTCGACGGATGCTCCGCCCAGGAGGGCCTGACAGGCTGGAAGCTGACCTGCCCGCCGACCACGTCCAGGAGTTGTTCCCCGTGCCACCCCGTTTGCTCTACCGCACCCTCGCCATCGCCGAGTCCGTCACCTGGACCATCCTGATCGTGGGGATGCTGCTCAAGTACGTGTTCGCGCCCGGCGAGTTCGGTCACGGCGCCGTGCGGGTGGGCGGCTTCGTGCACGGGCTGGTGTTCCTGGCCTATGGGATCACCGCGGTGCTCGTGGGCGTGAACCAGCACTGGCGGCCCCGGCTGATGCTCGTTGCCGTGGCCACCGCCGTGGTGCCCTATGCCACGATCCCGTTCGACCGCTGGCTCGAGCGCCGCGACCTGCTCGACGGCGGCTGGCGCCGTGTGGCCACGGACGACCCCCGCGATCACACGCTGGTGAGCCGGCTGCTGCGGTTCGGGCTCGCGCGGCCGGTGCTGCTCGCATCCGTGCTGGTGGTGGGCCTGGTCGCCGTCTTCACGACCCTGCTCGTGATGGGCCCGCCCGGCGGCGGCGCCTGAGCGCTCCGCCCCGTCTCGTGACTGGCCCGTTTCTGCTAGTGCGGGACCCCCGTCCGCTAGCGAAAATGGGCCAGCCATATCGTTCGCCCCGAGGAGCACGCCGAGACTGGCCCACTTTTGCTAGTGCGGCAGCTGGTTCAACTAGCGAAAGTGGGCCAGTCAGGTTCTTCGGGGGCCCAGTGGCGGCAGCGGGATCGCCGCCGGAGTGCGGGGCCGCCGGGTAGACTTGCCCGGTCAAGCATCCGCTATCTCTGGGAGAACGCCACTCGTGACCGCTGTTTCCAACACATCCTCCCGCGGCGTCGCTGACACCGTGACCAATGCCATCGCCACTCCCGAGAAGGAGCAGCCGTACGGCGCCCTCGGGCTGACGGATGGCGAGTACGCCGAGATCCGCACCATCCTGGGCCGCCGGCCCACGAGCGGTGAACTCGCGATGTACTCCGTCATGTGGAGCGAGCACTGCTCCTACAAGAGCTCGAAGAAGTACCTGCGCCAGTTCGGCGACAAGGTCTCCCCCGCCATGAAGAAGAACCTGATGGTGGGCATGGGCGAGAACGCCGGCGTGCTCGACGTGGGCGAGGGCTGGGCCGTCACCTTCAAGATCGAGTCGCACAACCACCCCTCCTACATCGAACCGTTCCAGGGTGCCGCGACCGGCGTGGGCGGCATCGTGCGCGACATCATCTCGATGGGCGCCCGCCCCGTCGCCGTGATGGACGCCCTCCGCTTCGGCGACATCAACGACCCCGACACCGCCCGGGTCGTGCACGGCGTGGTCTCCGGCATCAGCTTCTACGGCAACTGCCTGGGCCTGCCCAACATCGGCGGCGAGACCTGGTTCGACTCCGTCTACCAGGGCAACCCGCTGGTCAACGCGCTGTCCGTCGGCGTGCTGCGCCACGAGGACCTGCACCTGGCCAACGCCTCCGGTGCCGGCAACAAGGTAGTGCTCTTCGGCGCCCGCACCGGCGGCGACGGCATCGGCGGCGCATCCATTCTGGCCTCCGACACCTTCAGCGAGGGCGGCCCGACCAAACGCCCCGCCGTGCAGGTGGGCGACCCGTTCGCCGAGAAGGTGCTCATCGAGTGCTGCCTCGAGCTGTACCGCGAGAAGCTCGTCGAGGGCATCCAGGACCTGGGCGCCGCGGGTATCTCCTGCGCCACCAGCGAGCTGGCCTCCAACGGCGACGGCGGCATGTACATCCAGCTGGAGAAGGTGCTGCTGCGCGACCCGTCGCTCACCGCCGAAGAGATCCTGATGAGCGAGAGCCAGGAACGCATGATGGCCGTCGTCACGCCGGAGAAGCTCGCCGGCTTCCTCGCCGTGGTGGAGAAGTGGGACGTGGAGACCAGCGTGCTCGGCGAGGTCACCGACTCCGGACGCCTGATCATCGACTTCCACGGTGAAGAGATCGTCAACGTCGACCCGCGCACCGTCGCCGTCGACGGCCCGGTCTACGACCGCCCGGTGGCCTACCCCACCTGGATCGACGCGCTGCAGGCCGACACCGCCTCCGCCCTGCCCCGGGCGACGGATGCCGCGACGCTGCAGGAGCAGTTCCTCGCGCTGCTCGGCTCGCCCAACCTGGCCGACCCGAGTTGGATCACCGACCAGTACGACCGCTACGTGATGGGCAACACCGCCCTCTCCTTCCCCGACGACGCCGGCATGATCCGCATCGACGAGGAGTCCGGCCTCGGCTTCGTCATCGCCACCGACGCGAACGGCCGCTACTGCCAGCTCGACCCGTACCGCGGCGCCCAGCTGGCCCTGGCCGAGGCGTACCGCAACGTGGCCGTCACCGGCGCCGTGCCGGTGGGCATCAGCGACTGCCTCAACTTCGGCTCCCCGGAGAACCCCGAGGTCATGTGGCAGTTCTCCCAGGCCGTTGAGGGCCTCGCGGATGGCTGCCTCGAGCTGGAGATCCCGGTCACGGGCGGCAACGTGTCGTTCTACAACCAGACCGGCGACCAGCCGATCCACCCGACCCCGGTCGTGGCCGTGCTCGGCGTGATCGACGACGTGGCCCGCCGCGTGCCCAGTGGGTGGCAGGACGACGGACACAACATCTACCTGCTCGGCATCACCCGCGAAGAGCTCGACGGCTCCGCGTGGAGCGCCGTGGTGCACGACCACCTCGGCGGCGTGCCGCCCGTGGTCGACCTCGGCCGTGAAGCCGACCTGGCCGGCCTGCTGCACGCCGCGTCGATCGAGGCGCTCATCGACAGCGCGCACGACCTCTCCACGGGCGGGCTCGCGCAGGCCCTCGCCGAGGCCGTGCTCCGGTTCGGTGTGGGCGCCCGGGTCTGGCTCGGCGACATCCTCGAGCGCGACGGCGTCGACGCATCCGTGGCCCTGTTCTCGGAGTCGACCGGCCGCGTGCTGGTCTCGGTGCCGCGCGAGGACGACGTCAAGTTCTTGGGCCTCTGCGAAGGCCGCGACTACCCGGTGCTGCGCATCGGCGTGACGGATGCGACCGCCCCGGTTCTGGAGATCCAGGACTACTTCACGGTGCCGCTGACCG belongs to Cryobacterium sp. SO2 and includes:
- a CDS encoding DUF1003 domain-containing protein, with translation MTTSRPAERPTPRTWHQTHTDSLSTGERAADGMRNFMGSWRFVGGFVLVMVLWAIANSVTTGWDPYPFILLNLFLSMLAGLQGAILLIAAKRQDAIAAALAQHDFDTDTSSKADLEALLEINRHQVVMIEELREIMARLTPGVPDAPDALQPAPHR
- a CDS encoding DUF3817 domain-containing protein, which translates into the protein MLRPGGPDRLEADLPADHVQELFPVPPRLLYRTLAIAESVTWTILIVGMLLKYVFAPGEFGHGAVRVGGFVHGLVFLAYGITAVLVGVNQHWRPRLMLVAVATAVVPYATIPFDRWLERRDLLDGGWRRVATDDPRDHTLVSRLLRFGLARPVLLASVLVVGLVAVFTTLLVMGPPGGGA
- the purL gene encoding phosphoribosylformylglycinamidine synthase subunit PurL, producing MTAVSNTSSRGVADTVTNAIATPEKEQPYGALGLTDGEYAEIRTILGRRPTSGELAMYSVMWSEHCSYKSSKKYLRQFGDKVSPAMKKNLMVGMGENAGVLDVGEGWAVTFKIESHNHPSYIEPFQGAATGVGGIVRDIISMGARPVAVMDALRFGDINDPDTARVVHGVVSGISFYGNCLGLPNIGGETWFDSVYQGNPLVNALSVGVLRHEDLHLANASGAGNKVVLFGARTGGDGIGGASILASDTFSEGGPTKRPAVQVGDPFAEKVLIECCLELYREKLVEGIQDLGAAGISCATSELASNGDGGMYIQLEKVLLRDPSLTAEEILMSESQERMMAVVTPEKLAGFLAVVEKWDVETSVLGEVTDSGRLIIDFHGEEIVNVDPRTVAVDGPVYDRPVAYPTWIDALQADTASALPRATDAATLQEQFLALLGSPNLADPSWITDQYDRYVMGNTALSFPDDAGMIRIDEESGLGFVIATDANGRYCQLDPYRGAQLALAEAYRNVAVTGAVPVGISDCLNFGSPENPEVMWQFSQAVEGLADGCLELEIPVTGGNVSFYNQTGDQPIHPTPVVAVLGVIDDVARRVPSGWQDDGHNIYLLGITREELDGSAWSAVVHDHLGGVPPVVDLGREADLAGLLHAASIEALIDSAHDLSTGGLAQALAEAVLRFGVGARVWLGDILERDGVDASVALFSESTGRVLVSVPREDDVKFLGLCEGRDYPVLRIGVTDATAPVLEIQDYFTVPLTELQSRHRSTLPAAFA